Genomic DNA from Anaerolineales bacterium:
TAACGAAATAGCATACGTACCCCTTCCTATTCCGGACTTCTTTTCCTCATTGGATCAGTGGCGATCTTAGGTTCGAAAATAACCTTCCTGATCGATATCTTGTAGAAAAAAACAACTCAATATCGTCAGGTTCATTTGACTGCATCTCAAAATTTGCAGATCATAATGTAATATTTCGATGGTTTTTTATCGCATGGTTCTTTCGAATTGAAGATCGAATGGCCAGCCTCAGACGGCCGGCCAAACGGTCCAAGGTAGTGGTTTTGAGATTCCGGATGAAAGCGGCCCAACAATGGTTCGAATAAGGGATCTTCCGTATTCTATGGATGTATTTCTGAATGGTTCGTTTACTCTATGTAACGCCCGATTTGAGGAGTTCACCCCGGATCCGCTCGGCTCCCCAAATACGATTTTCCCGGACCATTCGGCGAAGAATGCCAAGGATTTTTAGAGATCACCGTGGTTTCTTACGCCAATTCCTCGATGCATAACGCCAGAATAGACGAAAAAGACCGCGATGCCAACGGAGGAGCGTATCCGGTTGAATGATGTGAAGAGCCTGGGCCCAGAACTTGGTGCGGCGATCCAAAAGAACAAAGCGAATCCGGTCCTTCTGGGTCAGCCGCGGCCGTTTCACTTGTCGGCGGAGAAGGATTACTTGCTGACGCAGGATGGCATTTTCCACCGGCAAGTCGGCTTTGCTTCGGGATACATCCGCAAGGGCGTCCAAGGCCAGTGTGACGGTGGTTGGTTTCACCCATCCCTTGATCTGATGGTGAAGCCAATTAGCAAATCAAACCCGGAACGGACAGGGGGAAGAGATTATTCAGTATCCGGATATGGCGAGTTTGTGATCAAAACGGATGATAATTCAGGAAGAGCAGAATACCATAATTTCGGCTACTATTAGGCCGGATGAGTGAAGCAGCCAGCACAGGGGGATCCGGGGCTCCCTCCGGGGCGTCCGGCACCGCCGAAAAACCATTCGGATGCATGGCGGGGCGGGAATCATGAGCCAAGCGCCGGTCCGATAAAGCATCCTTCGGGATCCGTGTCGGCCGCCGAATTTCATGCGGCTGTCGTCCGGCGGCGCACAGGCATGGGGAACGGTATCCGGAGGGAGGGTTTCGACCTACGGCCCGGGGAGCGCCGACGCTCCGGGAGCGGGCTCTTCCGCATGCCGGTGGGCGGAGCCCGCTGGAGGTTTCCCCTTCCGCATGCCGTGCAGCGCAATGACCGCCAGCGCCGAACCGATCCCGGCCGCGTACAGGAGGAGAAATCCGACCGCCTCCAGATTGTCCGCGGTTTTTTCCGGATCCAATACGGAGAGCTCCGGATTCGCGGGATCGTAATACACGATGATGGTCGCCCCCGCCGGATACAAGTAGTTGTACAAGGTGGCGTCCTTCCGGACCGGAAACCCGTCGGAGGCGAAAGACACACGCTGGGATACATACGACCGGTCTCCCGCTTGAAAAGTGTAACGAATCCGGTATCGGTACGTGGTGAACGGCACCAGGCGGTACCCCGCGGTTTCGGAATACACCTCGGATATCTGAATTCTCCCGGTCGTGGTTTTCCAATTATGGACGTTTGTGAAGAAAGTCCCGCGGATTTGGTTCCACTCGTTGTGGTATTCGTGCAGGTTTGCGAGCACCACCCATCCCAGGAAGACCGCCCCAACGGAGAGCGTCAGGAAAAACAGGAGTCGATTTTTGACATTCATGCCCGGCATGCAACGGCTCTGCGGTTCGAAGGTGTCGTCGAATTCTTGCGTCGGGTATTGGCGCAAGCGACGGCCATAATAATCACATTGCACCCGGCGCGCAAGAGGCCGTTCTTCACGCCGTGCGGGCGTCCCGGCACGAGGTGCCGTCCGGAATATCCGGTCGGGGCGGCGCTTGGTCGTCATTTGCCCCGGCGGCAAATGATCGGATAGGGGAACGGTGGGATTCCGGGATCCGCCCCTCCTCTTCATGGCCGACGAAGAGGCGGGGCGGATCGCCAAGGAGAAGAAGGAGGAGCCGAACCGTCAACCTCGAGCCGAAACCGCAGGCCGGTCCGCAATCGGCCTACGGGTTTTTCCTGCCCCGG
This window encodes:
- a CDS encoding DUF3592 domain-containing protein, translated to MNVKNRLLFFLTLSVGAVFLGWVVLANLHEYHNEWNQIRGTFFTNVHNWKTTTGRIQISEVYSETAGYRLVPFTTYRYRIRYTFQAGDRSYVSQRVSFASDGFPVRKDATLYNYLYPAGATIIVYYDPANPELSVLDPEKTADNLEAVGFLLLYAAGIGSALAVIALHGMRKGKPPAGSAHRHAEEPAPGASALPGP